In Planifilum fimeticola, one DNA window encodes the following:
- the resA gene encoding thiol-disulfide oxidoreductase ResA: MNRRTRFWVRRLLMLAMLALIGFALYQTGESEAVEIGQTAPDFELTTLDGKTVRLSEVRGKGVLINFWASWCKPCRDEMPAIQRVYERHRDKGLEVLGVNIAETGVTVDGFVRHLDLTFPILLDQNREVTQLYGIGPIPSSIFVSPEGKVVRKVSGQMQEGQIESMVLEILPK; encoded by the coding sequence ATGAATCGACGAACGCGTTTTTGGGTCAGAAGGTTGCTCATGCTTGCCATGCTGGCATTGATCGGCTTTGCCCTCTATCAGACGGGGGAATCGGAAGCGGTGGAAATCGGCCAGACGGCCCCGGATTTCGAACTGACCACCCTGGACGGCAAGACGGTCAGGTTGAGCGAAGTCAGGGGGAAAGGAGTGCTGATCAACTTCTGGGCCTCCTGGTGCAAACCCTGCCGGGACGAAATGCCGGCTATCCAGCGGGTATACGAACGCCACAGGGACAAGGGGCTGGAGGTGTTGGGGGTCAACATCGCCGAGACGGGGGTGACCGTGGACGGATTCGTGCGGCATCTGGACCTGACCTTTCCCATCCTGCTGGATCAAAACCGGGAAGTGACCCAGTTGTACGGGATCGGTCCCATTCCTTCTTCCATTTTTGTCTCTCCGGAGGGCAAGGTGGTGCGGAAGGTGTCGGGGCAGATGCAAGAAGGCCAGATCGAGTCGATGGTCCTGGAGATTTTGCCGAAATAG
- a CDS encoding metal-sensitive transcriptional regulator, with the protein MEYGEDILKRLRRIEGQVRGVLRMMDEGKDCKDVVVQMTAIRSAMDRAIAVIVCENLERCLREEIAKGESGDTGKLVLEAINLLVKSR; encoded by the coding sequence TTGGAATACGGTGAAGACATTCTGAAGCGCCTGCGGCGGATCGAGGGGCAGGTCCGCGGGGTATTGCGGATGATGGACGAAGGAAAAGACTGCAAGGATGTCGTGGTACAGATGACCGCCATTCGCTCGGCGATGGACCGGGCCATCGCCGTCATCGTGTGCGAAAATTTGGAGCGCTGTCTCCGGGAGGAGATCGCAAAGGGAGAATCGGGAGATACGGGAAAGTTGGTCCTGGAAGCCATCAATTTGTTGGTGAAGAGCCGTTGA
- a CDS encoding cytochrome c biogenesis CcdA family protein, with amino-acid sequence MAEVTWWLAFGAGVLSFVSPCCLPLYPSYISYITGVSVSQLTDRSQSFQIRRATMFHTLFFILGFSVIFYALGFSVSWLGRFFQEYQDTIRMLGGVLIFVMGLFLLGLFRPSFMMRDVRIGALQKRRLGYIGSILVGMGFAAGWTPCVGPILASVLTLSLTDPASGLGYITAYTLGFAIPFFVMAFFLGRTRWILKYSNRLMKAGGALMVLFGILLYFDQMTAIIAWMTKLTGGFTGF; translated from the coding sequence GTGGCGGAAGTGACGTGGTGGCTCGCCTTCGGAGCCGGGGTGCTTTCCTTTGTCTCCCCGTGCTGTCTCCCTTTGTATCCCTCGTACATCTCTTACATAACCGGTGTTTCCGTCAGCCAGCTGACGGATCGTTCCCAATCCTTTCAGATTCGGCGGGCGACGATGTTCCACACGCTGTTTTTCATCTTGGGTTTTTCCGTCATCTTCTACGCCTTGGGCTTTTCGGTCAGCTGGCTGGGACGGTTTTTTCAGGAATATCAAGACACGATCCGCATGCTGGGGGGCGTTCTGATCTTCGTGATGGGGCTGTTTTTGCTGGGGCTGTTCCGGCCTTCCTTCATGATGCGGGACGTGCGGATCGGAGCCCTTCAAAAACGCCGTCTGGGATACATCGGTTCCATCCTGGTCGGGATGGGATTTGCGGCCGGATGGACGCCCTGCGTGGGACCGATCCTCGCCTCCGTCCTGACCCTGTCCCTGACCGATCCCGCGTCGGGGTTGGGGTACATCACCGCCTATACGCTGGGTTTTGCCATTCCCTTTTTCGTCATGGCGTTTTTCCTGGGGAGGACCCGGTGGATCCTCAAATATTCCAACCGGTTGATGAAGGCGGGGGGCGCGCTGATGGTCCTTTTCGGCATCCTTCTCTATTTCGACCAGATGACGGCGATCATCGCTTGGATGACGAAGCTGACCGGGGGATTTACCGGATTCTGA
- a CDS encoding TlpA family protein disulfide reductase: MNLRNGLILLVIILAVVGAIWMGGNKGETEDGAPAVKAPEESTAKSEEAPSSSPQESSDVEQPQKGFRAPNFELKTLDGKTVELAKNGGKPSFINIWASWCPPCKMEMPFIQEAYEKYGDRVNFLMVNLTETDDLDKMKDYLSSKGYTFPVLLDEKGEVADRYGVVSIPVTYAVDDKGVIIHKHMGAMSRGQIFDLMEQLTKEK, translated from the coding sequence ATGAATCTGCGTAACGGATTGATATTGCTGGTGATCATCCTCGCGGTGGTCGGAGCGATTTGGATGGGTGGAAACAAAGGGGAAACGGAAGACGGGGCGCCGGCTGTGAAAGCCCCCGAGGAATCCACGGCAAAATCCGAGGAGGCCCCTTCCTCATCCCCCCAGGAGTCCAGCGACGTGGAGCAGCCGCAAAAGGGCTTTCGCGCCCCCAATTTCGAGCTGAAGACTCTGGACGGGAAGACGGTGGAGCTGGCGAAGAACGGCGGCAAACCTTCCTTCATCAACATTTGGGCCTCCTGGTGTCCTCCCTGTAAGATGGAGATGCCCTTCATCCAGGAGGCTTACGAAAAATACGGGGATCGTGTCAATTTTCTCATGGTCAACCTGACGGAGACGGATGATCTGGACAAGATGAAGGATTACCTTTCCTCCAAAGGGTACACCTTCCCGGTGCTGTTGGATGAAAAGGGCGAGGTGGCCGATCGCTACGGCGTGGTATCGATTCCCGTGACCTACGCGGTGGATGACAAGGGAGTAATTATTCACAAGCATATGGGCGCGATGTCAAGGGGACAGATTTTTGATCTGATGGAGCAATTGACGAAGGAGAAGTAG
- a CDS encoding MBL fold metallo-hydrolase, giving the protein MRIESYALGPVMANCYLLYDESSRHGVVVDPGAEPDRVLSRIGELGLQVEAILLTHAHFDHIGAVEPVREKTGAPVYIHRLEGDWLTDPRKNGSGLWPGMEPIRCGEADHHLDGGESLVFFGQTFRVLHTPGHSPGSVTYALDGLVLSGDVLFAGSIGRTDLPGGDFDTLMRSIHDQLMVLPEETRVYPGHGPETTVGREQEANPFLHGFR; this is encoded by the coding sequence GTGCGCATCGAATCGTATGCCTTGGGGCCGGTGATGGCCAACTGTTACTTGCTGTACGACGAAAGTTCCCGCCACGGCGTGGTGGTCGATCCGGGGGCGGAACCGGATCGGGTGCTGTCCAGGATTGGGGAACTGGGGCTTCAGGTGGAGGCCATTCTGTTGACCCATGCCCACTTTGATCACATCGGGGCCGTTGAGCCGGTCAGGGAAAAGACCGGAGCTCCCGTTTACATTCATCGCCTCGAAGGGGATTGGCTGACGGATCCCCGGAAAAACGGTTCCGGATTGTGGCCGGGGATGGAACCCATCCGCTGCGGGGAGGCGGACCATCATCTGGACGGCGGCGAATCCCTGGTCTTTTTCGGGCAAACTTTTCGGGTTCTGCATACCCCGGGACACTCGCCGGGCAGCGTCACCTACGCCCTCGACGGATTGGTGTTGAGCGGCGATGTGCTGTTTGCCGGCTCGATCGGGCGGACCGATCTTCCCGGCGGCGACTTTGACACCCTGATGCGTTCCATTCACGATCAGTTGATGGTCCTGCCCGAAGAGACCCGGGTGTATCCGGGACACGGACCGGAAACCACCGTCGGCCGGGAGCAGGAGGCCAATCCTTTTCTTCACGGGTTCAGGTGA
- a CDS encoding YhcN/YlaJ family sporulation lipoprotein, producing the protein MIRVLSLIFIATVCLLGCQPANKPPANESAPPPGTGPQKVRVDQTAPESRRTDRNQAIAERMVRIATSFPQVKNATAVVAGRYTIVGIDVDPTLDRGRVGTIKYSVAQALHEDPQGKDALVTADVDLVQRLRELADDMRAGRPAAGIAEELAEIAGRIMPQPSKEVPRQEQTPNRLDQERLNQTPNPSPPRKEMPR; encoded by the coding sequence ATGATTCGAGTCCTGTCCCTGATTTTCATCGCCACGGTGTGCCTGTTGGGATGTCAACCGGCCAACAAGCCCCCGGCCAACGAGTCCGCCCCTCCCCCGGGAACGGGGCCCCAAAAGGTTCGGGTGGACCAAACCGCTCCCGAAAGCCGCCGCACCGATCGGAATCAGGCCATCGCCGAGCGGATGGTGCGCATTGCCACGAGTTTTCCGCAGGTGAAAAACGCCACCGCGGTCGTGGCCGGAAGGTACACCATCGTCGGCATCGACGTGGATCCCACCTTGGACCGCGGGCGCGTGGGAACCATCAAATACAGTGTTGCACAGGCCCTTCATGAAGATCCCCAGGGCAAGGACGCCCTGGTGACGGCCGATGTGGATTTGGTGCAACGGCTTCGGGAACTGGCCGACGACATGCGCGCCGGTCGCCCTGCCGCCGGCATAGCCGAGGAGTTGGCGGAGATCGCCGGCCGGATCATGCCCCAACCCTCCAAGGAAGTCCCCCGACAGGAACAGACGCCCAACCGGCTGGATCAGGAACGCCTCAACCAAACGCCCAATCCCTCTCCACCGAGGAAGGAAATGCCCCGCTGA
- a CDS encoding pyridoxamine 5'-phosphate oxidase family protein yields the protein MAEMIAEVLTDQLHDKLQKEQFVLLSTIDAETGGPWVSAVSWVYAPEPGRIRLAVGHRSRIVSNVEADPRVVLTVVGPDSTYAVYGKARVAEKPMEGVLIKLARIDVSVEAVRDAMFYGAKIVQEPAYEKTYDEDAAAKLDRQVLNALRK from the coding sequence ATGGCCGAAATGATTGCGGAAGTTTTGACAGACCAGCTTCATGACAAACTGCAGAAGGAACAATTTGTTTTGCTTTCCACCATCGATGCGGAAACCGGCGGCCCGTGGGTCAGTGCCGTTTCCTGGGTGTATGCCCCGGAACCGGGACGGATTCGCCTCGCCGTGGGACATCGCTCCCGGATTGTGTCCAATGTGGAAGCCGATCCACGGGTGGTGCTGACCGTGGTCGGCCCCGACTCCACCTATGCCGTCTATGGAAAAGCACGGGTGGCGGAGAAGCCGATGGAAGGGGTGTTGATCAAGCTGGCCCGGATCGACGTGTCGGTGGAAGCGGTTCGCGACGCCATGTTTTACGGGGCCAAGATCGTGCAGGAACCGGCTTACGAAAAGACGTACGACGAAGATGCCGCGGCCAAGCTGGATCGTCAGGTTTTGAACGCGCTGAGGAAGTGA
- a CDS encoding DUF2197 domain-containing protein, whose amino-acid sequence MKICCILCDQYFTPDKKQVKQIRKHPHRIILCPECHERIADRVRKRKRQQPLNRHPEG is encoded by the coding sequence ATGAAAATTTGTTGCATCCTGTGTGATCAGTATTTTACCCCTGACAAGAAGCAGGTCAAGCAGATCCGCAAACACCCTCACCGGATCATCCTCTGTCCGGAGTGTCACGAGCGGATTGCGGACCGGGTCCGCAAGCGGAAAAGACAACAACCCCTCAATCGTCATCCGGAAGGTTGA